The genomic region ATCAGAAGCACAAAAAGACCAAGATCTCGAAGACGGCGTCCCCAAGAGGGAAAACGACGCTGAAGCCGACGCCACCGCCTGATCCAACAAGGATCTCGACTTTCGCCCAAAGATCTTGAAACGAGAGTGGAGAGATCACCACACTCCttgacgacgccttcaagaaagaTAGCAACATCCACGGGTGCCACCGCAGCCGGCCGGAAGGACCGGCCAAGCTTTTGACCGGAGCGGCAAAACCTCCACACCCACGCAGGCGACCAACGTCAACCGGCACCTCCGCTGACCCGTGAGAAAAATAGAAGGCCGAGTACTAGTACCAAAAAAGGAAGAGAAATAATAATCCTGGCTTACGATCTTAATAAACTGTAAAAAACATTCAATTCATTGTTTGTCTTGTGTTTTTGTGTTGTCCAAATCCTGGCTcagcccctcaaaaaaaaaaatcttgaCTCAGTCCCTATTTGTGAGCGTGTGGGTTGTGTTCTTTAattaagaaaaataataataagtgTTTCGTTCGTAAATAAATAATAAGTGCTTCCTTGGTTTAGATTACTACTATTTTAGTAATCTAGAcgctcttagagcatctacagccgggcgcccaaaccggcctcaaacgcccgggccgCCCGCCCGGCCACGATTTTTTTGACCGAGAGGAAAGCCTTAAACGTGCGGGCTGACCGACATtcctcatatccaacccaaatattGGACGGATATGGGGTGGCCCGGCGCATCCGCCTAACAAGGCCGTCCCACCACCAACCCCACGAATGTCCCACAAAAAACCCCATCCGACTCATCGCTTCGAAACCCTAGCTCACTCACTCTTCTCTCTCGCTCTGTCCTCTCATCTCCCCGTAGTGATTCTGATCGAATCCGGCGCAATGTCGAGTTCCGGCAGTCGCTCCGACTCCGAGCTGGATCCGGACTATGAGCTTGCCCTTCGCATCGCCTTGGAGCGATCCAATGTGGAGACTGGGGGCATCTCCGGATCTGCAGCCTCGCCGTTGTCGCAGCTCGGACGCCGACGCTGGCCCCTCCCGTCCCGGGCGCAGCTCCGACAGGCGGCCTGCGCAATCTGCGCCTCCCCAACGTCAGTCCCTGCCCCAGCCGGCTGTTGCTCCCCCTCGCAGGCAGTAGTGGGTACTTCTGCCCTCCCCGCTGGCACGGACTCGCACGCTGGAATCAGAGGTGCGCGGCGCCCGCCGCGAGTGGCAGCGAGaaagggagaggaaggaggcggaGCAGtctgtgcgccgccgccgccgcgggatgCAGGCGGAGCCTAACAAGGACGTGTGGCTCCTTGAATGGGCCTACCGCCGGTCGGTTATGACCGCGTAGATGGACGCGCGGCCGCTCCGCCGAAAGAACGTCAAGGCGCTCTGGATTGCCATTGAGTAGTTTGAGCGTGAGGCGACTCGGCTCGCGAAGCTAAAGCGTAAATGGGCTCGTCATCCTCTCCGACTCCGATGATCCGCCACCAGCCGCCGACGCTTATAGCTGCGCCGGTGACCGAAAGGGAAAAAGGATGGAAGCAGTGGCGAGTCCACTAGGTGGGCTTCATCAGGCTTAAGCCTACCCTCCGCAAATCATATTTCAGCCAACCATACCACAAAATAattacagttttgctagaactcatctagatgagatataatttggtctcattcaccttttatagccattgtatgtgatgctataagatgcgtatgtgctgacgtgggttgtatttgttcttgttttcaaagtgaatgagaccaaattatatctcatctagatgagttctaagTACTCCCAAATAATTATATCTAGGTGCTTTACAAGCAAGAATCACAATGCAATTGCTAATTAGGCTTAGGAACTTGATGTTTTGAGCCTACCCTTTACTGTCATCCTAGATTCGCCACTGGATGGAAGTGGTGAATCTCTGCCGTCTCCGTCTTCAGTTCCTAATTTTTAGTAATGTAGTTTAAATTTTTCTATGGTTTTATGTGAACTTTGACGATCTTTTGGACATCCGTCGGTGATCTTTTGGTGATCAGAATGTGCATTGCCCTGTCCGATTTCATGTTTGTGTGATTATCTATTATTATTTTTTATCTACGTTGCATGCTAGTATGGATATGAGGGACCGAATATGAGATACACGGATATGGGCGACAGTATTTGAAAGTTGCCCGGTCAATGCGGGTGTTTGAGGTGCCGGATTTGTCAAGTCCCGATTGTTAGATGCTCTTGCATTTTTAGTGAATAATCTATAAACCAAATAACGCGGTCGCACTCTTTCCTTTTGGAACAAAAAAAGATGACGCGGTTGCATCAAGCGATGGCTTTTTCGTGGACGGTCACGTAAGACACAAGATTTTGCTCATCATTTATTTAATGGGGATCACGCTTTTGCGCACGCCAGGGCTGCGCCGCGCCGAGCCGCCGACCAGAGAGACCACCAGAGCGCGCCAGCACCGATAACCCAATCCGCGAGCGGCACGTCACCCTCCAGACCGCCAGTGGCCCCGCCCCTAAGCAACCAACCGCGAGCACGGACGAATCCTCCCCCCGCAGATTCGAATCCCTCGCCCcgctcccctttccttccttcACCAAAACCAAAACCAAACGCCTCCGCCCACCCTATTTAACaacccgtcgccgcccccgaccACTTCGCCCCGCAcgcttttcccctttccctttcccCTCGCCGCCCAATCCGCCGGAGCCAGCCGAGCGCGCCGGCCACATCCAGCCCCTGAAGCCCAACCCCCCCGCCTGTTCCTCGCCCCGCGCGTGCAGCCCCGACCCTGCCCACCGGCCCCGGCCCCCGCGAGCGCGCGCGCGCCGGTGGACATGGCGCCCCGCGGCGCCCTGTTTCTGCTCGcgctcctcgccgtcgccgtcgccgtcgcggtGGAGGCGCACGACGCGTCGGCCGAGGAGCCGCCGCGCCCGCTGGTCATCCAGCTGCCCACGGAGCGGGCCGAGGATGTGGAGCTGCGGTGCGCGAGCTGGAGGACGGCGGGGGAGGCCAACAACCTGGCGCCGTGGGCGGCCGTGCCGGAGGACTGCGTGCCGCACGTGCGCGCATACCTCACCGGCCCCGCCTACCGCTCCGACCTCGACCTCGTCGCAAGGGAGGCCTCCGCCTACGCCCgcgccacagccgccgccgccgccgccaccggcacaAACCAAGCCACCGCCGGCGCCTGGGTCTTCGACATCGACGAGACGCTGCTCTCCAACCTCCCCTACTACGCGCAGCACGGATACGGGTGGGCGACCCACGCATATTACATCCCGAGATTGCGGGCCGGGAAGCTCGATTCGACAACTGAGATTGATACATGTTCGATTTTGGAAACGGCTATGCAGGCTGGAGCTGTTCGACCACCGGGAGTTCGACCGGTGGGTGGAGACGGGGGAGGCGCCGGCGATCCCCTCCAGCCTCCGCCTCTACAGGGAGGTGCGCGACCTGGGATTCAAGACCTTCCTGCTCACCGGCCGCAGCGAGGCCCACCAGGCCGTCACCGTCGACAACCTCAGGAGACAGGGCTTCCACGACTGGGACAAGCTCATACTCAGGTAGTACCCACCCACACCTTCACCCTCCCTCTTCTGCTGTTTATACCATTGCACATCACTTTCACCCTGCCTTGGTGGGGATTTTTTTACGCAGTTCATTCAGCTATGCCTGTTGTCCTCTTCCAAATATTGAAGTGGTTTGTGTGTGCCCTATATAATC from Triticum aestivum cultivar Chinese Spring chromosome 4A, IWGSC CS RefSeq v2.1, whole genome shotgun sequence harbors:
- the LOC123087923 gene encoding acid phosphatase 1, yielding MAPRGALFLLALLAVAVAVAVEAHDASAEEPPRPLVIQLPTERAEDVELRCASWRTAGEANNLAPWAAVPEDCVPHVRAYLTGPAYRSDLDLVAREASAYARATAAAAAATGTNQATAGAWVFDIDETLLSNLPYYAQHGYGLELFDHREFDRWVETGEAPAIPSSLRLYREVRDLGFKTFLLTGRSEAHQAVTVDNLRRQGFHDWDKLILRAAADREKTATDYKSEKRKEMEAEGYKILGNSGDQWSDLLGYSMSARSFKLPNPMYYIP